The genome window CTTTCACTAGACACTGTGAAGGGTGGTACAGCTCTGCAAGCCTGAGGAGAGGGATGTGAAGTAGCTTTATGCAGGGAGCACATATGAGGTGGCTGAGactcctctgctctctcctaTAACCTGCTGAGAGGCACTGGTGGCTCAGGTGAACCTGTAGAGTAGGTGTTACCCACCAATGGATGGACATAAACATTCCTCATCTTTGCCACCAGCAACAACCAGGAGCAACCATAGAGGCTGGGCATGGGCATCAGCAAGGGCATCCAACCCTTGGCTGTGCCTCTCCTGGCTGAGTGGAGTCAGGCAGTAACCTCTTCCTAGGCTTGTTCCCACCACGCTAACACCCaccagtgaaaaaaaccaaacacaacaaacaaaaaaagtttcagcACTTTCCCAGTAGTTGAGCCCTGGCCCACCACCCCAAGGCAGTTTCTTGGTGGAGCAGCCTCCTGCCAGTGCACTGTCATGGGTCTGGCTGTGGCTTTTGTTCCTGCTCAGGCCTTCACAACATATCTAGCCTTGaaaccacctgcctgagccAAAGTGTTCAGAGAGAAGCTGTACTCCTCCAGGTTGAAGTTCCGTTTGGCTGTGGAGAAATAGGAAGAGAGTAGAAAATTAGCAGTCTGTGTTCCACCTTTACAAAAAGCCATCGTGTTTTGCTCTTACCTTCCTCTAGCTTGGAGAAAGCCTGAGATAGGGGCAGTGCATCTTTCATTGGGACCTTGTAGACTAGCAAAGAGGGGAACcttgaagaaagagaagaaaaggtgatTCTTGCTCTGCATTGGGTTCTGAGATCAAAACTTCATGTCATGCATGTGTGGACATTTCGCTGCAGGGATCCCAGCAGGGTTGGGTGTTGTGACACAATCAAATCAGATCCCCATACAGGGACTCTGAGCTGCTCATCCCTCTCTGGAGATCTTGTGTCTGCCCATCACACTGGGCATATTTTTAGGGTTGAGGTGTTGAAACCACCATCCCATATTTTATAGTTACCGCTCCTGACGGGCTGCACTTGGGAAAATCCTCAAAACCTCAGCATGGAGACGATCAGTGTGCTCTGGATCCTTGACCTTCATTTCCAGCAGATAGACTTGGCCAAACTTGTTCTTCAGGTACTGAACGGAGCCAATGcacctgcagggcagggaggacaAAAAGAAGAGATGTCAGTGCGAAACCACTGGTGTCCTGCCACCTGCTCCTTCCCaagttgtgctgctggggggggatCACAGAGAGCACTTTGTAAAGCCCACGGTGATGGGCTCAGGCAGGTGAGGCTGGAGGAAAAGCCCCTGTCTCTGTGTGGGCTGTTTCCCAGCTCAGGCCCGTGCTGCTCGTGCTGCTGCCCACCCACCGTAGCTGCCCGGAGACCATGATGGCCACGCGGTCACACACTGCCTCCACCTCCTCCATGGAGTGTGTCGTCAGGATGGCTCCTGTCTCCTGGGTTTTCAGGGCAGCACGAATCATCTTCCTGAGGaacagaggggggaaaaagaaagctaaCACTCCCTAGGAATATCagacattttttcttatatctTTGGCcctcaaaatgcttttttcccctaaaacaTGTAAAAACTTGACATACAGCAGCTTTAGCCTGATGTGCTCATGGTCACACTTTGAAATAATGACCCAAAAATTTTTTTGACTCAGGTTCTTCTATAAATTCTACTAAATCCCATATATGACTCTCCTAAAGTTTGCAAGAAGGATGAAGGCAAAATGTTTTGTCTCTCTCCTCGCTCATACTTTAGCTGGAGAGGACCAGGAAAATGGAGTTTCCAAGAAAACCACTGGCACGTGATGATGAGCACTAACTGCAGGTGGGGTAAAACACTCCTTACCTAACCTTAGGCAACCACTCTTGGCTTCCAAGAGCCCACAGAGCCTGAGGGGGCACAGTGCCTGAGGTTCTACTCACCAGAGCAAGTGCTGCCCCTTGGGGTCCATGCCAGTTGACGGCTCATCCAGGAGCAGGATGGTGGGGTTGCCCAGCATGCACATGGCAAGGCACACCTACCACAGGGAAAAGGGCTGGAGTCAAAGCTTTTTCAGCCCCTGGCACAATGACTAGAAAGAGATGCTGGCACCATTGTTTCTTTTATGAGAATTTATAGGAAATACGGTTTTGGAAAAGCTCATTTCCATCACCCCACCGTGGGAGGCAACACGATGCTCTCCCGGGTCCCTCTGCTCGTGGAGAGGGTTTTTGGTTTGTGCTATGAGGACTGCAGTGATCATTACAGGTTAAACAAAACACACCTTTCTGGTTATCCCAGTTGAcagctttctggtttttttttttaaatagtcttgAAGCTGCAGAGCAGTCACTATCCTGTGGGGAaagggaacaagaaaaaaaccaaaaagaacattttggtTATTCCCAACTCATTAAGTGTTGCCAAAATGATAAGAAAATTTAACTTTCTTCTCCTTGCTCTCTACTCCTGCTTGTTTTCATTATACATTTATtgtgttattaaaatgtaaGTGAATATTTGAAGCCAAGTGTACTGAATAAGCCACAAGCTCCTTTCTAAACCCATCCTTAGTGTCAACAGCATGATAAATCCATTTCAACTTTGCTGGTGTCAGCTGAGCAGGAGGTATTTAAACACCCTTTCTTGTAGTGCCAGAATGTAACATCAGATATTTTAGAAATGCTTCCTGAAGATAACAGACTTAAAAGGACATTAGCAGTAAATGTATCCCCACTAAATGCTCTTAGGCAAATTGGAGATTTTCTTAACCCACTCACGTAGTCACAACACGTAGCACAGAAACACTTTAGCGGCTCCATTTCCTGAGTTTCAAGGTTGTCTCTGGCTCACAGTGAGTTTGGACTTTCCACTCCCCCACCCATGCCCTGGGACTGGGGGATAAAATGCTGACCAAGCCCTGGAAAGACCCCCCACCCGTACCGGTTGACAGCAGCAGTTGTGTCCTCCTTGCACACCCCTTTCACGGCGGCGTAAACCTGCAGGTGCTCGTGCACGGTGAGGTCCGGCCAGAGCGGGTCCTTCTGTGGGCAGTAGCCCAGGGAGGAGGGCACGTGGTCCTGGAGGTGGGAGGTTGCTCCATCTCCTGTCTTCATCAGCACCTGCACAACCAGGCTGGTGGGTTTCCTCTCACCTTGCCCAGGTACAAGGGTTACGGTGCAGAGGGGTTATGgttcccctccctggaagtgctgaagggcaggttggatggggctcagagcaacctggtctagtgggaggtgttcctgcccatgcagggggattggatttagatgatctttaaggtcccttccaacccaaaacattctctgattctgtgaagaagAATCCCAGTGAAGCCCATAGTCAGGTGAGAACACCCAAAGTGCAAGGGTGTGAGTTTGCAGCCCTCATTTACATGATTTCCTAATATTAACATGGCCATTTATGGTAGATGCAACTGCTTGTCAGAGTTAGATCAcagaatttttcattaatacattaaaaagaagGGCAATTCAACTGATAGAGGGTCTAGAGCACGAGTTTTaaagggagcagctgagggaactgggcttgcttagcctggagaaaaggaggatgagAGGAGtccttcttgctctctacagctgagaggtctcttctcccaagtaataagcaatagaacaaaaggaaatggcctgaagttgctcAAGAGGAGGTTTAcattagatatcaggaaaaatttcttccccaaaagggttgtgaggccctggcacaggctgcccagggcagagctggtgtcaccatccctgaaaggATTtcaaagacatgtagatgtgttGCTAAGGGACATAGTTTATTGGTGGATCTGGCAGTGTGCTGGTTTAATAGCTGGATttgaggatcttaaaggtctttccaaccaaaattattctgtgattatgtaATAGCACAGTGAATTCAGTTAAAACCTTGATAATTAataatgctttgaaaaaaaccctataacTCAGCCTCAGTGCAAGGTTTGCACTTGCCCTTTTCTGATGGATCTGTCCCTTTTCTCCAGGCACCTCCTACCTGCCCAGCAGTCAGTCGTGTCCCTCCAGTAATCATCTTGATAGCTGTGCTCTTACCAGCTCCGTTGGGCCCCAGAAGTCCTAATACTTCTCCTGGAATCAGCACACAGAATTTCTTAGTAATACTCCTCATTCAACAAATTTATCAGGCACAGCCCCACTAAGAGAGCATGCTAGTATCAAATATCTTATTAAACAGTATAAACATATGTTCTGAGAGCCCATAACCTTTCAACTCTTAACTGATGCTGAGGTCTCTCAGGAGCCCCTGCTGAAGTGGACCCTGGACAGAGGGGGCTGCATGATTTTAGGTAACTGTGAGTCAAAGGTAACCACCAACAAGATGCATCCACCTCACATTGCTCATTAACACATCAACCACAGATCAAACAGGCCTGAACCACAGAGCAAATACCTTGACCTTTATGTCCTTGCTCAGGTAACTGAGAATCTGCAGAGAATTAACTCCCTGGTATGATCGGGGCTCCCGAACAGGTCTAGGGGAACAATTCCAGTTCTCACCTTTTTTAACactgaaggaaatatttttggtggccattttcttcttcttcttcttcttgcaAATGGAACcagcttgctttattttatattccttGCACAGATTGCTGACTATAATGACTGATTTCTGAcgtgaagaggaagaagaaagatgaGTCTATGATACTGGATAGCATTAAACCTTCAGTAATATTACTCCATtaacaaaggcagaaaacttTCTGAACGTCTTTGAGTTCCCTGAGAATCTGAGGTGCAACAGGACACAGTATTGTAGGTGTTAGTTAGGTTACCATTGGTGGTAGTTAGTTAGTTGTACCTCCTCCTCCTGACTTGGAGCCACCATGGCCATTTTCACTGCTGCTCTTTCAGCTTTCACATCttcatcttcatcttcctcGTCAAGATCCTTGGGGTGCTGGTGGCTACTTTCTCTTCTTGGGGAAATCCTACAAAGCCACCATATTAATCCTGGCATTTTGGTCTTTGTTCTCCACCAATGCATTTTGGATAGACCAAGAGTGAGTGTCCCTCTGTTTCAACGTTTCTTGTGgctttttataatttattattaattttgaatatttgtAATCTTTTTGTATTGTACAAAGAGCCAGGCTGGTACATCCAcgcagcacaggcagcacggTGTGGAGGTACAAAGAAGCTTGAGAGCTGGTTTATGTTATTGTAGTACTGCAGTATTTAAGGGGCTATTTTAGTTATTAAAAATCAccagtattaaaaatataaatatattttcaaataggCAATGTTATCTGATCAAAATGTTGTCTTGAAGGGAGTTTAGATCTTGCATGTACCTGTGGGTGCTCGTGTGTTTATACAAACCTAAATATTGGGTCccttctcagaactgcttttcCACGTTTTAGCTCCAAAAATCGAAGGAGAACAATGAAACAAACAGAATGGATgtaaggctggaaaaaaaaaaaaagaaaagttgccATGTTAACAGCTTTGCCTTCCATCCCCCTGCAGCTGTCACTGAGGAGATGGGGGCAATGGTATAAAATATGTGGGGGAAAAACACAGTATGTAAGGATAAAAAATTCATTAGCATTTAAGTGCAGGGTAATCCTGAAGGCTGTGAGCTCTACAGGCACCTACTGCAGAAAATACCAATAGTAGAAGACAAACACAGTTCATAAAAGAACAGGGCAGCATGAAGGGATCTgggcttttttcattttcccttcccCATTTCAAAGGTTATTTTTGCACAGGGTCTGTCACCCAGACCCACCAAGAGCCTCCTTCTGCATGAAGTGAGCTCAGGGCTCCTGCCTCCTTCCTCATCCCTGAGGGCAGGATTTAGGGGACACACATTCCTAAATTAAAGTAatcttaaatgttttcttactgCAAAGACAGCTATTAGTGCATGATCCTGCGCAATCAGAGCTAATATGTAAGCTTCTTctataaaaatctattaaaaaaaatgacaaaaattacACAATTAAGACCTGTAATTCTTTAGTAAAACACTGGCTAATTTTGTAATGCTTAAAGCAAACAACAAATACTTGGAAAATGTACAAAACCTTTTGATTTACCCAAATATTCCCATACAGATTAACAAATAGAGATGTTTGTCTATGGGCATCCCAGTCCTGTACCAGAAAGTGTCACAGCACTCAGTATCTGACAGACCTTCTGGGGGCAATGGCCTATCACAGGAAAACCTCTGGTCTCCTCTCCTTTGGGGTCCCAATGGAGAAGAGGTGGAGGTGAGTGGGACAGGACAGAAGAGTCTCTTCTATTTGGACTTCACTACTGGGTCATTTTTGGCTCATAAATTGTCTTTCACATATCTGGAGGCTTTTGTTAAATTTTTAGCTGACTTCCCACAACCATCCTGAGCTGAGGTGGAGTAAAGTGCCTTGTGAGTTTTCTTCATTCTCACTCAGCTTCCATGCAAAGTCAAATGTTTAACTTAACTTTTCTCTTGCGACTTTTCAAGCCAAGTTACTTGACTCAGCATGGCAAGAATTAAGAGTGCTTATctaatcatagaatgtcttgggttgggagggacctctaaaggtcatctagtccaacccctctacaataagcagggacacctcacactagaacaggttgctcagagccccatcaagcctgaccttgaatgtctccagggaaggatccccaccacctctctaggcaacctgttccagtgatccaccaccctcatattaaagaactttttcctaatgtccaacctaaatctacagTCACAGTTCAAATGCACAAAGTAGCCTCCAAGCCTTAATGAACGCTTGGAAAAATTAGATCTGATCCGAAATGGCCAATTAATGAAGCAGTTTGGCCATTTGGGAAATCCCACCCAGAAGAGGGAACCAATGAGCCTTCCCAGAACACAGCGTGTGGTCACCACCAGATGTTGCTCACAAGGACACATGGTTGTGATTTATGATGGGGTTCCTCTCCTTGCCCAGTGCCAGCACTTACATGGTAGCTGAGGTAGGTGACAGGCAGCAGTGGGTACACAGGAATCAGGAGACACACAACGTAGAGAGACATAATAGGACTGGTTTCGAAGTCCATGATTTTACTGatgataaaagaaacaaagcatacctaaaaataaagtaagagaGTAACTTAGCTGATGGGAAGGGTTATGATCCTCACTGGTCTTAAAAAACTGTGTGGATCTAACTTTTCAATTCCCTGTTGAATTTCTAAAAGCAGACAAGACATCTAACAGTGAGAAATGGTGAGTGTTCAGAAGGTCCTTGGCTGTTTCTGCCTCATGATAGGCTGCTGGTTTGGGTCAGCCAGAGAGACTTCTTCCCAGACATGGGGCTGCCTCAGGCAGAAGAATGGAGTCTGGTTACCAATTTGTTCTTTCCCATCTCTGTTCATTCCAAATAACCCACATCTTTCCAAGTCAGGTTCAGGCTCTCTGCATCTGACCTGATGGCCCGTGTCTCAACACCTTACATCTCTTGGATGTGAGGTGTTGAACAGAGcaataaatgacattttttgcCTCCATTCCTGCACCAGCCCAGAGTGGATCCAAGCATTTCCCTGTGCTACTGCAGGATGGTGGGAACAGAACATGGTGACAGGAATTTAATATAGAATTGACTCCTATAAAACACACACCCGAATTTATGTTCTACATCTGTATTTGGTGTTTTGACCTCTAGTTCACCCTTAAAAtctcaaaatacatttctgcaaACCCTGCAGCACATTACAAAGCCACATGCTTACCACTATCAGGATAAAAGACCAAAAATTACAGTTCCATCCTTTGCGGAAGACGAAGGAGATGACATAGATGAAGAGAACAATGGAAATTCCATAGCCACAAGTACCCATGATctacaggggggaaaaaatattggAGAAAATGGAGTGTTGTCAACAACCTATATATGTAGTTCAGTTTGGACAATCATACGTCGAGATCAGGGTATTCATAAATTACCACAATTTTACTTCTAAGTGTAGAAGAGTAAATTCAAGCAAGATTTGTTGCCTTTTATCTCCAGCTGGAGAAACGCAAATGATAGGAGGTGAAACAAGGAGGTCAGTAAGCATCTGGGGACCCAGAGGTTTGCCAGCACCATCTGCACCCACGGTGTCTCAGCTACCCCTACACATGCTCAAAATATGACCCCAATCCCTCCCTAGGGAGCCAATCATCACCAGAACAACATGTACCAGGAAGAAGAAGGTATCGACGCTCCCAGAAATATTGTTGCTCATTGCAAACTGAAGCCCAAACATGGTGAAGAGAAGGAACCAGCAGAGTGGGATGTCCACCAGTGCGTGGCCACACCAGTACGCCGAGGGAAAGAGCCCTGAGGTCCTCAGCTGGGCACGAGCTCCCACCTGGCAGGGCACAATGCAAAGGAAAGGTTATTGCTGGAGCCTGGTTGGCCACCCTGGGGAATGGCTCCAGGAAATGAAAAGCTTCCAAAAAGCTGTCACCACTGGGATATTGGGGGGAAATCCCACCTCTGTTTTTCGTCTTCTGGCATTTTGTGCTGCCTGCCAAGCGCTCATGGcaatacagagaaaaacacCTTGGGCTGCCCATTGTGTTCAAATGTCTCTGTGGCAGTACAGCTGCAATCCCACCCCAAATCTGCttcatttcaaataatttaccTTGTAATCCTGCATGTAGCCCATTGCAAagtgaggaggaaaagcagggaaTAACAACGGCAtataaaagcagtaaaaagaaagaaggtgaTCCCAGAATTCTGAAGgatttctctgaaaacagaagcacaaaGCATTTGTAAAAAACATCTGCAATGCAATGGCTAGATGCCACAGTtcattttattgcatttctcATGAAGTACAGGGTATTATGAACACAAAATGGGATTGGAAGTCAAATATTGTCAGGAGGAAGGTTTTCCCCAAACCACAGCCCTGCAAAGTGCTTGCCACTGGTGAAGAAAGATGGGAGGTGCAGGTCCCACTTCTCCATCCTAGCTGTGTGGTGAGGTATCTCTTCTGTCAATTGATGAGCCACAGCTTGGATAACATGATATAGAGAATAAGGAAGAAACCCTTCCACCCTCCCCAGAAACCCTCTCTGTTCAGCAACCCTGAAGACccttcagctttcctgaagtCAAACATGATGGTTCCAGAGCCACCAGTGAGGAAGGTGGGTCTACAGGTACAGGCAGCCCCATGTGGCTTCCCATTAAAATCTGATCACTTACTGAGATCTTAAGCAGATTTAAGAACTATTTTCTGTCACCTTCTGGCTGCCAGGCTCAGACACTTACAAAGAAGAATGGATGGCTCCAGATCCGAATGTGTGCAGTGGAATTGAGGGCTCTCAGCAGAGAGTTGCTGATGACGTTGACGAGCACTGGGAAGCAGTTGATGGCCTCTATGTGGCACAACACAGTAAACCTGTAGCTCTTCAAAGAGCAAGGAAACAAGATGAGAACTCTTGGCTTCTCTTGCAGGGAAGCAGCAACAAAAGAGTGTGCCAGGAGAATCCACgcctgaaataatttgttttaccCAGGCTTTGTTTACTAAAACAGGAATTACCAGATACTGGAGGTCTGCATAGCTGTGCTGCAAAAATCCCACAGAGCTGGTGGAGCCATTTGGCTTAATTGTTCAATTGttgggaataaacaggaggaagagatggaaaATCCTCACCTGGCCTTTGCGGGACACTTGTATAGCCCCGTTGTGTTTTAGCTCCTCGGTGATATTTTCTTGGCTTGTCATTTCCACTTTGAGATCTTGGCTCTCAAGAGTGTGGATAAAGTCTTCAATGGCTGTGCCTGGTGTGAAAGCCAAAAGCAAAGGAATTGTAATCCTGAACAATAAGAGAATCTCTGgtggtttgttggtttctttAAAAGCCATGaccaccaaacaaaaccagagaaagtCTGGTAACTGTGGATGTCAGCACAGATGTGGTGGATCGTTGCACATTCATCTCTGTGAAGTTACTGGATTTCAGTTTCAATGACTGAATCTTGcattgcctttttcctttttttctgcccttGCTGAGTTGctacaaaatgtgttttccttacTGACAACCTGATGGAGCCAACAGTATCATTGTCTGGCAAACAATATGAAATAGCATCCACTCATAGGGAAGGGAGAACTCTGGAAGTTGACTGCTAATTTGAGTCAGCAGGAGTGAGCCCTTACTGGTCCCTGGTTTGAGGATCCCAGTCTGAAAATGTAGAAATTTCTTGGACAGACATCTGGATTTGGGGCAGGGAAAGAAATGGATCCCTTCTGATCCCATCTGCTACAGTATCCCTTTTCACATCATTGCATCAGCTTCACCAGCTGCTGACGCCAAAGTAGGCTTCATTCATAGCCCTTTAGAAATGACaatttctgtgctcttctgtCACTAAAACCTTCCCCTGAATCCTACAACTGTTTGCTCTTTCCACTTATTTCCCTTTGCAACAGCAAGAAGCCCCAGAAtaggaaagagggagggaggaagggctCGTTCCCCTCACCTGTGCTGTTGTGGACCAGGAGGCTGGTGGTCTCCGAGTGAGCCCTCTTCCCCAGGGGCAAGAAGTACCGTGCTGCTGAGAGCTCCCAAGCTCCCAAGCTAttccaggcagcagccagggacagttgcaaaaccagaggaagcagaaaaaccACATAGAGCAGCAAACTACATTAAGAAAGAGATGAGTAAACACTCTGAAAACAGACATTCAGCAGCATGCTGAACTGGAATATACGCTATCGTTAGGGATGATATCATTTACTCAGGTTACCCAGTGCTTTGTTTGTTACAATTTTtggcaattttcttttcagaagtctCAAACCTTGAGCATTCACAAGGGGCCTCAAAATTTAGCAGGGAGAGGACATCAGATCTCTCAGTGCTCAACTTTTTAGGACCATGAAATGCCTTTTAGACTTCCTCTTTTCATAGATCAGCCTGTCCCTTCTGTTTCTTGTGCCCCACCAGGGAACACCAGCAGGCCAGACTGAAGACCAATAGGGTCAAATGAGTTCAGATACTGGCAACATGAGagaaattaagattaaaaaaaaaaaaagaaaaaagaaaaaaaaaggaggaagtcTGAAAGCAGTACTTTTGTCtcctttctctggactcactagttttattttaaaacttcctcCTGGAGTGGATTCCTCTTGCATAAGTCACTCAGTATAGAACTGAAAATGCACAAGAGGCAGATTTTATGTTACTGGCACTGGAAAGGCAGTTTTCCTCCCTGAGTGCAAACTACCAAGATCATTCATAGCCAAGACCTGATACCAATTAATCCAAGCACTCCTCAAAACAGGGTGTGAAGGTTGTCCCCCCTGCTGTGACCTGTGTCCAGTTCCAGGTCTGCAAGAGAAAATCACTTTGATACTTACATTGACTGCAGGGTTTTTGCTGAACTTTTAAGCCTCAAGAAGTGGACCCGTGCCATGGCAGAGACCTGCTGCCTCCAGAGAGCCCAGCTGCTGAGTACCACCTTCTCCCCATCcgagagcagcagggagcccaGCTCTGTCTCCCCAGGGCACCGCGGTCCTGCGcctgccctctcctccccaaGGACACACTCATCTGCAGAGAGGTTTATGTCTGAGATCAGCTTCTCCATTGCAGTGTATGAAAAATTAAGAGCTACCTCCTAACCAGCTGTTGGAGGCATGCCCAGGGGTTACTGCAAAGTAGCCACTCTCTTCAGCTACAGATGGTGTATTTGCAGCCACCATTGTACCTTCCTGATCCGCTGTGGCTTCTTCATCCAGTCTCAGGAAGACATCCTCCAGGGTTGTCATGCTGACTCCATAATTGGTAATCCCCTGGTCAGAGCAGCTGTCGAGGCCACTGAACAGATCTGCAGGACAGAGGTAACACAAGGGCCTTCAAGGCTTCCAACATAGGCAGGTATCCCCAAATCAGACTTTGCTTCAGTAGAGTTAGCCtgactggagcatctccagTCACAGGTAACATGGTAACACAGCGAGCAGAGGATCTGGAGGGACATAAATCTGTCAGATCATTGAAGGTATTTTTCTATTTAGCACCAGTTTAGGCTTTTCACTACAAGCAGTGGAAAAACATTTGTTGTACATTTTGATCTTAAGCATACAGGTGTtaaactgggggggggggggatagACAAGATGCAACAGTTCTGAAGTCCTTATGTGACTCCTGTAGGAAATCTCCCTCTTCGTTTCTCTCTCCCCCCAtttgtgattattatttttttttttccactatgGACAatcctaaattattttaatacacttTACCTGggaatttatttgtgttttctaaTGGCAGTTTATATCTCAGCTCATATTGACTGTGTCCTGAGAGCACGGCATTGGGGATGTGCTGTTTCACCACAGCTGTCACGTTCTCCAAGTCACAAGACTCACTGATGTGGATCCTGTCCAGTTGAAAAAAACCAGAAGcttaacttggggaaaaaaaaaaacccaaaccacagccCACAACAACAACCCAGCCAAACAACAGCCACCATTGTATTTTCCAGGATATAGCAAACAAACTCCAGCATCCTTCACTCATGCCTTATTCCAGAGTCAAGTGCTGCTTCAGTTAATGTAACTGAATATTAATTCAGTTAACTTCCTTGTTTTGGTGACATCTGTCTGTGGTTTCCACCCTACAGTCACTTTGCAGGCTCCTTGTACATGCATGTCCCCAAATGCTCATTTCTGGGGCTGAAGTAGATACCTTAAATGATAGCCAATCCcccattttttcttcaagaacagAGAAGAACCAACACACTTCAGCCTCCCGTGCGAGAGAAAAGCTTTGCggtctgaagaaagaaaaagccaaagaagTTGATCCTgtagagcagcagcagttcacACTGGGCTTTTTTGGGGCTGAATCCCACATGGACTTTCTGCTCCAGGGTTATCCTGCAGAGATGCTACAGGGTTACCTGCAAGGATGTCAGCCTCGTCCATGGACTGGGTACTGAACAGGATGACCTGGCTAGCTCTGTGCTCCTTGAGGAGTTTCCACACCTGGTACCTGGACAGAGGATCCAGCCCAGCTGTTGGCTCATCCAGCAACAAAATCTGCAGAAAGGAGGAAGCCAGACGTTATTTGCTGCTGGAGCAACTGCATGGTTTTTTGGGTTTCGTGTTGCCCTGAAAGCCTCAGgtcctggagggaagagagccAGGCCACCTTTTCTGCAGGAATAACTGTTCTGAGAGCTGTGCAGGGAACTGCCCGTCTGCTTTAAAACTAGAGACCAAAGTAAGTCACAAATTTAACACAAGGAATTATTAAGcttgttctttttaataattatgaGCCCTTTAAAGAGGTCTGAAGTCATGGGCAAACTTGTGGCCGAGTACATCTGTAAGGTTTTGGTTATGTTGGACCTGAATGTTCCCTGTCCTCTGGAGCAGTGGTGCTGCTTTACCTGGGGGTTTCCAAGCATGGTGATTCCAATGGATAACTTCCTTTTCTGCCCACCACTCAGCTTCTCAGCTTGAGTGTCTTGAATGTCACTGATATCCAGCAGGTCCAAAATGTTT of Apus apus isolate bApuApu2 chromosome 17, bApuApu2.pri.cur, whole genome shotgun sequence contains these proteins:
- the LOC127391752 gene encoding ATP-binding cassette sub-family A member 10-like isoform X2 produces the protein MRKLQRNTSVLQQTKILLWKNLLLKWKMKMQSFQEWVLCLLFLPVIFLLCNFMTHFHYPEVPFSHLGHLDDPAYNATGDTIAFTPITVTTRRIMNKVALNSLMTDTCYDFSASYCHSPKYWYEGFLSLQSSIDAAIIEMVANRSVWEEMKSIAGVRMKSPSIITVTLEFNYLLVIIVMCFSPFMYFLTMNVAKEKKKLKVVLKTMGLHDIAFWLSWSLLYAVYVLVLSCLLTALMVRNTFYLSSFPAVSLLFFLYGLASIHMVFMLCSLLKTSKLATFMGFLITFLFGCLSLAVLIENIPDPLQWFLSLFCPFAFCSGIAKVFRLEKYGKGFSFSNLTEDSHFLFLTYIVLVFDSVLYLLLAMYFDRVLPGKYGILEPPFFCLKPSFWMQSRRSSTREMPRTATSSEEFFGDDVEPVSPEFLGKEAIRLSNVKKLYKKKDKMTEALRGLSLNIYEGQITALVGHSGAGKTTLLNVLSGLTLPSAGSATIYNYKLSEAGDREEIREMIGICPQFNVQFGVLTVKQNLKIFAEIKGIKSKEAEQEVQNILDLLDISDIQDTQAEKLSGGQKRKLSIGITMLGNPQILLLDEPTAGLDPLSRYQVWKLLKEHRASQVILFSTQSMDEADILADRKAFLSHGRLKCVGSSLFLKKKWGIGYHLRIHISESCDLENVTAVVKQHIPNAVLSGHSQYELRYKLPLENTNKFPDLFSGLDSCSDQGITNYGVSMTTLEDVFLRLDEEATADQEDECVLGEERAGAGPRCPGETELGSLLLSDGEKVVLSSWALWRQQVSAMARVHFLRLKSSAKTLQSILLLYVVFLLPLVLQLSLAAAWNSLGAWELSAARYFLPLGKRAHSETTSLLVHNSTGTAIEDFIHTLESQDLKVEMTSQENITEELKHNGAIQVSRKGQSYRFTVLCHIEAINCFPVLVNVISNSLLRALNSTAHIRIWSHPFFFRNPSEFWDHLLSFYCFYMPLLFPAFPPHFAMGYMQDYKVGARAQLRTSGLFPSAYWCGHALVDIPLCWFLLFTMFGLQFAMSNNISGSVDTFFFLIMGTCGYGISIVLFIYVISFVFRKGWNCNFWSFILIVVCFVSFIISKIMDFETSPIMSLYVVCLLIPVYPLLPVTYLSYHIFIEEAYILALIAQDHALIAVFAPYIHSVCFIVLLRFLELKRGKAVLRRDPIFRISPRRESSHQHPKDLDEEDEDEDVKAERAAVKMAMVAPSQEEEKSVIIVSNLCKEYKIKQAGSICKKKKKKKMATKNISFSVKKGEVLGLLGPNGAGKSTAIKMITGGTRLTAGQVLMKTGDGATSHLQDHVPSSLGYCPQKDPLWPDLTVHEHLQVYAAVKGVCKEDTTAAVNRIVTALQLQDYLKKKTRKLSTGITRKVCLAMCMLGNPTILLLDEPSTGMDPKGQHLLWKMIRAALKTQETGAILTTHSMEEVEAVCDRVAIMVSGQLRCIGSVQYLKNKFGQVYLLEMKVKDPEHTDRLHAEVLRIFPSAARQERFPSLLVYKVPMKDALPLSQAFSKLEEAKRNFNLEEYSFSLNTLAQVFLELSREQEKDNSDLTLGETFKWKHLQQEDC